The bacterium genome window below encodes:
- a CDS encoding LacI family DNA-binding transcriptional regulator: MNAKKKITQVDLARLLGFDRSSVSLALSHSDRISNETRRKVLEAARKYNYRPNMAARQLRSAKSNLLGLVIPDTFQALSEPVVVRTIQALASKAARQGMIFAIFSPAAFAEPEITGAATHLPDGLFVWGDMASDTLNSRIPDGHPVLVLDPNHLSYSKSALASVKPDNAGGAAAMVRHLLDCGAKRLLFVMVLEDHLGHAERWKGGREEWLRHKPGRSVSCTTLAQVTDQTLREFVAKPGGAIFCSSDGGAIELWRRLKEMGVMMPGDVKLAGFDDTPAARLIGLTSAVFDCERLAEAALTQMLKMVAGKKTSGASPLVPVSIHQGTTT; the protein is encoded by the coding sequence ATGAACGCGAAAAAGAAAATCACTCAAGTGGATCTGGCTCGCTTACTGGGATTTGACCGGTCCAGTGTTTCGCTGGCATTAAGTCACAGTGACAGGATTTCGAACGAAACCCGCAGGAAGGTGCTTGAGGCGGCGCGGAAATATAACTACCGGCCGAATATGGCGGCGCGCCAATTACGGTCGGCAAAATCCAATTTGCTCGGGCTGGTGATCCCGGACACATTTCAGGCGCTCTCGGAACCCGTGGTGGTGAGGACCATTCAGGCTCTGGCAAGTAAGGCGGCCCGGCAGGGGATGATCTTCGCCATCTTTTCCCCCGCGGCCTTTGCTGAGCCCGAAATCACGGGAGCTGCCACGCATCTTCCAGATGGCCTGTTTGTCTGGGGTGACATGGCCTCCGATACCCTGAACAGCCGGATACCGGACGGTCATCCGGTATTGGTGTTGGATCCCAATCATCTGTCGTATTCCAAATCCGCGCTCGCCAGCGTCAAACCGGACAATGCCGGCGGCGCCGCAGCCATGGTCCGGCATCTCCTGGATTGCGGGGCAAAGCGCCTGCTGTTTGTCATGGTTTTAGAGGATCATCTGGGGCACGCCGAACGGTGGAAGGGGGGCCGTGAGGAATGGCTCCGTCATAAGCCCGGGCGTTCTGTTTCTTGCACCACACTGGCGCAAGTGACGGATCAAACCCTGCGCGAGTTCGTCGCCAAACCGGGTGGCGCCATTTTCTGTTCCTCGGACGGGGGGGCCATTGAACTCTGGCGCCGACTCAAGGAGATGGGGGTGATGATGCCGGGTGACGTGAAGCTTGCCGGTTTTGACGACACGCCTGCCGCCCGTTTGATCGGGCTCACCTCGGCGGTTTTTGATTGTGAGCGTCTGGCAGAGGCCGCGCTGACGCAGATGCTGAAAATGGTTGCGGGAAAGAAGACGTCCGGAGCCAGTCCGCTGGTACCGGTGAGTATACATCAGGGGACAACAACTTAA
- a CDS encoding DUF3368 domain-containing protein — MQVVCNTSPILNLAIIGALDLLKEQFGVIHVPKAVLDELRVQEDRPGSKIIRKAIDDGWIVVATVENTGMTDVLRTELDGGESEAIALAFERHAELVLLDERDARRVAARLNMKTTGVLGILLKAHRMQRIPNLSEALRDLKMKAGFHLSDEIVAALLRAE, encoded by the coding sequence ATGCAGGTTGTCTGTAATACATCCCCGATTCTAAATCTGGCGATTATCGGCGCTCTTGACCTGTTGAAAGAGCAATTCGGCGTCATCCATGTGCCGAAGGCCGTGCTGGATGAACTTCGCGTGCAGGAGGATCGTCCCGGCTCCAAGATCATCCGCAAAGCCATCGACGATGGATGGATTGTGGTTGCGACTGTGGAGAACACCGGTATGACCGATGTTCTCCGTACCGAACTTGATGGCGGTGAATCCGAAGCGATAGCGTTGGCATTCGAGAGGCATGCTGAACTTGTCCTGCTCGATGAGCGCGATGCCAGGCGGGTGGCTGCCCGGCTTAACATGAAGACGACAGGCGTGCTGGGTATCCTGCTCAAGGCGCATCGGATGCAGCGCATTCCAAACTTGTCTGAGGCATTGCGAGATTTGAAGATGAAAGCGGGCTTTCATCTCTCGGATGAGATTGTTGCCGCGTTATTGCGGGCCGAATAA